One stretch of Chryseobacterium fluminis DNA includes these proteins:
- a CDS encoding Imm51 family immunity protein: MRERTKPDIFEWRKDEGFEGNGYDWTSLAKVFISEKKPHLADDIKFDPEADMFCAYSEKPESLKEFISDFKKTCDDDMVIQDLFSKAELD; the protein is encoded by the coding sequence ATGCGGGAACGTACAAAACCGGATATCTTTGAATGGAGAAAAGATGAAGGTTTTGAAGGGAATGGTTATGACTGGACTTCACTGGCAAAAGTTTTTATCAGCGAGAAAAAACCACATCTTGCTGATGATATTAAATTCGATCCGGAAGCCGATATGTTCTGTGCCTACTCCGAAAAGCCGGAAAGCCTGAAAGAATTCATTTCAGATTTCAAAAAAACCTGTGATGACGATATGGTAATTCAGGATTTGTTTTCCAAAGCAGAATTAGATTAA
- the polA gene encoding DNA polymerase I, whose translation MDATQDKRLFLIDAYAMIFRGYYALIRNPRLTSKGVDTSAIFGFTNSLIELIRRERPTHLAVVFDVGQASVRTDDFAEYKANRNETPEAIKVAIPYIQRILEAMHIPHLGVEGYEADDVIGTIACKAEKEGYTTFMVTPDKDFAQLVTDKIKIYKPGLKGGDIEILGVEEVKAKYEIEDPKQVIDYLAMMGDAVDNIPGLEGVGEKTAMKFLKEFGSIENLLANTDQLKGKLKEKVEASAERGILSKKLATIICDAPIEFHQEQYDLETPDFEKVKEVFDEIEFRRLYENLYRAFAPAATSTTVVAEVEVTVTETSPQQKVAQAVGQLDLFATYEELDQATSTKSTIDTYDHLYQFVDNPKAQKVLVNNLLKQKVVCFDTETTSLNELEAELVGMSFSYKKGLAYYVPLPEDQGEVLQILEIFRPFFEKEDLLKVAHNLKFDYKILQRYNITVKGAMFDTMIAHYLLNPDGRHGMDYLSEIYLNYKPVSIETIIGKKGKNQGTFRDADLRTQTDYAAEDADITFQLYELFAPQLKKEKLEDLFFTIEMPLMEVLAKMELEGISLDEKWLAQESIDLDNDLRKLEAKIFEISGEEFNMNSPRQLGDILFDKMQLDPKAKKTKTGQYATSEDVLQKLASKHEIIQHILEYRTYQKLKSTYVDALPSQIEKTDNRVHTNFSQTTAATGRLASVNPNLQNIPIRTLRGQQIRGAFVSGEGKKIISADYSQIELRLIAEISGEDNMIKAFQDGEDIHASTAAKLFKIPLEEVSKTQRSQAKTVNFGIIYGQGAFALAEQTGLSRAEAKQMIEAYFETYPKLKEYMSDQVRKAREIGYVETILGRKRHLKDINSNNFVVRGHAERNAVNAPVQGSAADVVKMAMIKIQKELEKEKLKTKMLLQVHDELIFEAPVDELEVAQNIIKMEMENAIETQVPLLVEVGVGNNWLEAH comes from the coding sequence ATGGACGCGACTCAAGATAAAAGATTATTTCTCATCGATGCTTATGCGATGATTTTCAGAGGATATTACGCACTGATCAGAAATCCGAGACTTACCAGCAAAGGAGTGGATACCTCCGCTATTTTTGGTTTTACAAATTCTCTGATCGAACTGATCCGACGAGAAAGACCTACCCATTTAGCCGTTGTATTCGATGTAGGACAGGCCAGTGTAAGAACCGATGATTTTGCAGAGTATAAAGCCAACAGAAACGAAACCCCTGAAGCAATAAAGGTAGCGATTCCATATATTCAGAGGATTCTGGAAGCCATGCACATCCCCCATCTGGGAGTGGAAGGTTACGAAGCAGATGATGTGATCGGAACCATTGCCTGTAAAGCTGAAAAAGAAGGCTATACGACTTTTATGGTAACTCCCGATAAGGATTTTGCCCAATTGGTTACCGATAAAATTAAAATATATAAACCCGGTCTAAAAGGTGGAGACATCGAAATTCTGGGAGTAGAAGAGGTAAAGGCAAAATATGAAATCGAAGATCCGAAACAGGTGATCGATTATCTGGCCATGATGGGCGATGCCGTAGACAATATCCCCGGACTGGAAGGGGTCGGAGAAAAAACGGCCATGAAATTCCTGAAAGAATTCGGAAGCATCGAAAATCTTCTGGCCAATACCGATCAGCTGAAGGGCAAGCTTAAAGAAAAAGTGGAAGCCTCGGCAGAACGTGGAATTTTATCTAAAAAATTAGCCACAATTATTTGCGACGCTCCCATCGAATTCCACCAGGAACAGTACGATCTTGAAACCCCGGATTTTGAAAAAGTAAAAGAGGTTTTTGACGAAATAGAATTCAGAAGATTATACGAAAACCTTTACCGTGCCTTTGCTCCGGCTGCAACTTCAACAACGGTGGTTGCTGAGGTAGAAGTGACGGTTACAGAAACGTCGCCTCAGCAAAAAGTGGCGCAGGCGGTAGGTCAACTGGATCTTTTTGCGACTTATGAAGAGCTGGATCAGGCTACCTCAACCAAGTCAACCATTGATACCTACGATCATCTCTACCAGTTCGTAGATAATCCGAAAGCGCAGAAAGTTCTGGTCAATAACCTGTTAAAGCAGAAAGTAGTCTGCTTCGATACAGAGACAACTTCCCTGAATGAGCTGGAAGCAGAACTGGTCGGCATGAGCTTCTCTTATAAAAAAGGATTGGCTTACTATGTTCCCTTACCCGAAGATCAGGGTGAGGTTCTGCAGATCCTGGAGATTTTCAGACCGTTCTTTGAGAAAGAAGACCTGCTGAAAGTAGCTCACAATCTGAAATTTGACTACAAAATTCTTCAGAGATATAATATTACCGTAAAGGGAGCGATGTTTGATACCATGATTGCTCATTACCTTTTAAACCCGGACGGCAGGCACGGGATGGATTATCTTTCGGAGATTTATTTAAACTATAAACCGGTTTCTATTGAGACCATTATTGGTAAAAAAGGAAAAAATCAGGGTACTTTCAGAGATGCAGATCTCAGGACCCAGACCGACTACGCGGCGGAAGATGCAGACATCACTTTTCAACTGTATGAGCTGTTTGCCCCCCAGCTGAAAAAGGAAAAGCTTGAAGACTTATTTTTTACTATAGAAATGCCGTTGATGGAAGTTCTGGCTAAAATGGAGCTGGAAGGCATCTCTCTTGATGAAAAATGGCTGGCTCAGGAAAGTATAGATCTGGATAATGATTTAAGAAAACTGGAAGCTAAAATATTTGAAATTTCAGGAGAAGAATTCAACATGAACTCGCCAAGACAGCTGGGAGATATTCTGTTCGATAAAATGCAGCTGGATCCGAAGGCTAAAAAAACAAAAACGGGCCAATATGCCACTTCTGAAGATGTCCTTCAGAAATTAGCCTCAAAACATGAGATCATTCAGCATATTCTGGAATACAGAACCTATCAGAAGCTAAAATCAACGTATGTTGATGCATTACCTTCACAGATTGAAAAAACGGATAACCGGGTACATACCAATTTTTCACAGACTACGGCGGCAACAGGTCGTCTGGCCAGTGTAAACCCAAATTTACAGAACATCCCGATAAGAACACTCAGAGGTCAGCAGATCCGTGGCGCTTTTGTTTCAGGAGAAGGGAAAAAGATTATTTCTGCCGATTATTCACAGATCGAACTTCGTTTGATTGCTGAAATTTCCGGTGAGGATAATATGATTAAGGCTTTCCAGGATGGAGAAGATATTCATGCTTCCACCGCGGCAAAATTATTTAAAATCCCGTTGGAAGAAGTGTCGAAAACCCAAAGGAGCCAGGCAAAAACAGTAAATTTCGGAATTATTTACGGACAGGGAGCTTTTGCCCTTGCAGAACAGACCGGACTTTCGAGAGCGGAGGCCAAACAGATGATCGAAGCCTACTTTGAAACCTATCCCAAACTGAAGGAATATATGTCGGATCAGGTAAGAAAGGCCCGGGAAATAGGGTATGTGGAGACTATTCTGGGAAGGAAGCGTCATTTAAAAGATATCAATTCCAATAATTTTGTGGTGAGAGGTCATGCCGAACGGAATGCAGTAAACGCCCCGGTTCAGGGAAGCGCTGCTGATGTGGTAAAAATGGCGATGATTAAAATTCAGAAAGAACTTGAAAAAGAAAAGCTGAAGACAAAAATGTTGCTGCAGGTTCATGATGAATTAATTTTCGAAGCGCCGGTTGATGAGCTTGAAGTAGCTCAGAATATCATCAAAATGGAAATGGAAAATGCCATCGAAACGCAGGTTCCGCTATTGGTGGAAGTCGGAGTAGGGAACAACTGGCTGGAAGCGCATTAA
- a CDS encoding immunity 22 family protein — protein sequence MTIETLDFWVGNFNSEEDFYDFVEEDENFYLEEESDEKYISKFAESQDTIWLDHDFVEYGFDDRNIGLYEKFSDYSFAEQWLPILINRINAMNLDMDINSIIFLNKQIPKPVSVENDFFSLVYIGGIEYSV from the coding sequence ATGACAATAGAAACACTAGATTTCTGGGTAGGAAATTTCAACAGCGAGGAGGATTTTTATGACTTTGTAGAAGAGGATGAAAATTTTTATCTGGAAGAAGAATCAGACGAGAAATACATTTCAAAATTTGCAGAATCCCAGGACACCATCTGGCTTGATCATGATTTTGTAGAATACGGCTTTGATGACAGAAATATCGGACTTTATGAAAAGTTTTCAGACTATTCATTCGCAGAGCAATGGCTTCCTATTTTAATTAACAGAATCAATGCGATGAATCTTGATATGGATATCAATTCGATTATTTTTCTGAATAAGCAAATCCCAAAACCTGTTTCCGTAGAAAATGATTTCTTTTCTCTGGTATACATCGGCGGGATTGAATACAGTGTCTGA
- a CDS encoding DUF4435 domain-containing protein produces the protein MNNTQIGFPEFTDSFLLGQDILYTQFNEVEFYIEDTDQEHLYFNILKKLFPDLVFEKIFPLNGKSNIISSAGINHGNKKKIYIADLDFDLILSRVSILDNLFYLRKYSIENYLFEKESIYEIIRIKDPKLKNHQIDLLLNYKFMQKQSVQCLKELACVFIIIQEKSLNHPYYKINNARDFDFSTPYPCYRMNFITDYYDEIQILLKNINSRFSLSNQLRKFKKYFKTQQLALSNIPGKYLLLFYKEYLQSLNLISQMTLESFTYLLSKDINDKALLYLKTEINSYIKS, from the coding sequence ATGAATAATACTCAAATTGGTTTTCCTGAATTTACTGATTCATTTTTATTGGGACAGGATATTCTTTACACACAGTTTAATGAAGTAGAATTTTACATTGAAGATACTGATCAAGAACATTTATACTTTAATATTCTAAAAAAATTATTTCCTGATTTAGTCTTTGAAAAAATTTTTCCTTTAAATGGAAAATCTAATATTATAAGTTCTGCAGGCATTAATCATGGGAATAAAAAGAAAATATACATTGCTGATTTAGATTTTGATTTAATACTTTCTAGAGTCAGTATCCTTGATAATCTTTTTTATTTAAGAAAATATTCAATTGAAAATTACTTATTTGAAAAGGAATCAATCTATGAAATTATACGTATAAAAGATCCTAAATTAAAAAATCACCAAATTGACTTATTATTAAATTATAAATTTATGCAAAAACAATCTGTACAATGTTTAAAAGAATTGGCATGCGTATTTATAATAATTCAAGAAAAATCATTAAACCATCCTTATTATAAAATAAATAATGCTCGAGATTTTGATTTTTCAACTCCGTATCCTTGTTACAGAATGAATTTCATTACAGATTATTATGATGAAATTCAAATTTTGTTAAAGAACATTAATTCAAGATTCTCACTTTCAAATCAGTTACGAAAATTTAAAAAATATTTTAAAACACAACAATTAGCATTAAGTAATATACCGGGTAAATATTTATTGTTATTCTACAAGGAATATTTACAAAGTTTAAATTTAATATCCCAAATGACACTTGAATCATTCACTTATTTATTATCAAAAGACATTAATGACAAAGCTCTTTTATATCTAAAAACAGAAATAAATTCATATATAAAAAGTTAA
- a CDS encoding AAA family ATPase: MQINKIIIKNLYGYIDKSIEFNDDLTLLVGINGSGKTSILNIINWVLKPSIENLCITQFDYIQLFFTFNNDDYEIKCQHDKIKFAYNIKRNKVKFHPLIVKIITPPSELNENESLRDSLITQYARLKPDSEEQETWELISTFPSPTVIGLDRNLYAEESEYLYYESSHESIANRKSISKYSPLDRVKDILNKEYRRKKNEILKLTNNLKNHLMLSSFEGSITLDSISVTSRNKLTINQIEKAEKRVNDYFINIEKSVLDNTAKKIISNFFTNLKEVIIKYDENSTDPTFKLLYNLNSSQFVKVNKLLKEFEQFDTESNKKLEKIINFIDTLNFFLKDSSKKILFKDDTAELCFHTLDRRGEILNPYRDLRFLSSGEQQLLILFSYIAFNSQDGKIFIIDEPELSLHIKWQEDFLDQLERITPSGIQLILATHSPILANKKRIKTKILLPYNE; the protein is encoded by the coding sequence ATGCAAATCAATAAAATTATTATAAAAAATTTATATGGTTATATAGATAAATCAATTGAATTCAATGACGATTTAACATTGCTTGTGGGAATAAATGGTTCAGGTAAAACCAGTATACTTAATATTATAAATTGGGTATTAAAACCATCAATTGAAAACCTTTGTATAACTCAATTTGACTATATTCAATTATTTTTCACATTTAACAATGATGATTACGAAATTAAATGCCAACATGATAAAATAAAATTTGCTTATAACATTAAACGTAATAAAGTTAAATTTCATCCCTTAATTGTCAAAATTATCACGCCACCCTCAGAACTAAATGAAAACGAATCACTTAGAGATAGTTTAATAACTCAATATGCTCGTTTAAAACCTGACTCTGAAGAACAAGAAACTTGGGAGCTAATTTCTACATTTCCAAGCCCCACTGTTATCGGTCTCGATAGGAATTTATATGCAGAAGAATCTGAATATTTATATTATGAAAGCAGTCATGAATCTATAGCTAACAGGAAATCAATATCTAAATATTCTCCATTAGATAGAGTTAAAGATATATTGAACAAAGAATATAGAAGAAAAAAAAATGAAATATTAAAACTAACTAATAATCTAAAAAATCACCTAATGTTATCCTCATTTGAAGGTAGTATAACATTAGATTCTATATCAGTAACTAGTAGGAATAAGCTTACAATTAATCAAATAGAAAAAGCTGAAAAAAGAGTAAATGACTATTTTATAAATATCGAAAAAAGTGTATTAGACAATACTGCAAAAAAAATTATATCTAATTTTTTCACCAACTTAAAAGAAGTTATTATTAAATATGATGAAAATTCAACAGATCCAACATTTAAATTATTATATAATTTAAATTCAAGTCAATTTGTTAAGGTTAATAAATTACTAAAAGAGTTTGAACAATTTGATACCGAATCAAATAAGAAATTAGAGAAAATTATTAATTTTATAGATACTTTGAATTTTTTTTTGAAAGATTCTTCAAAAAAAATATTGTTTAAAGATGATACTGCTGAACTATGTTTTCATACTCTTGATAGAAGAGGTGAAATTTTAAATCCATATCGAGATCTTAGATTTTTATCATCTGGAGAGCAGCAGCTTTTAATACTTTTCTCATATATTGCCTTTAACAGTCAAGATGGTAAAATTTTTATAATTGACGAGCCTGAACTTTCTTTACATATTAAATGGCAAGAAGATTTTTTAGATCAGTTGGAAAGAATAACACCTAGTGGTATACAATTAATATTAGCAACACACTCTCCTATATTAGCAAATAAAAAAAGAATAAAAACTAAAATTTTATTACCTTATAATGAATAA
- a CDS encoding YdeI/OmpD-associated family protein — MTATFFTTQEEFREWLEKNHITAKELVVGFYKVGTKKPSLTWSQSVDQALCFGWIDGVRKSIDHESYSIRFTPRKSTSIWSAINIKKVEVLSEAGLMKPEGLKAFELRKEEKSAIYSHEKEPATLDPEFEKIFKAHKKAWEFFNSQAPSYQKVMLHWIMRAKQEKTRLSRLEKTIRESELEKRVL, encoded by the coding sequence ATGACTGCCACATTTTTTACAACACAGGAAGAGTTCCGGGAATGGCTGGAGAAAAACCATATCACTGCGAAAGAGCTGGTGGTCGGATTCTATAAAGTCGGAACGAAAAAACCTTCTCTTACCTGGTCACAGTCTGTAGATCAGGCACTGTGTTTCGGATGGATCGACGGAGTGAGAAAATCGATTGATCATGAAAGTTACAGCATCCGTTTTACTCCCCGAAAATCTACCAGCATCTGGAGTGCCATCAATATTAAAAAAGTTGAAGTGCTTTCAGAAGCCGGATTAATGAAACCTGAAGGATTAAAAGCTTTTGAGCTCCGAAAGGAAGAAAAATCAGCCATTTATTCTCACGAAAAAGAACCGGCAACGCTGGATCCTGAATTTGAAAAGATTTTTAAAGCCCATAAAAAAGCCTGGGAATTTTTTAACAGTCAGGCTCCTTCTTACCAAAAAGTAATGCTGCATTGGATCATGCGGGCAAAGCAGGAGAAAACGAGGTTGTCGCGACTGGAAAAGACCATCAGAGAAAGTGAATTGGAGAAAAGAGTTTTGTAA
- a CDS encoding HD domain-containing protein — protein MNIQDIYQKTIQFAARKHTDKNQTIPGTDLPYVVHLSNVAMEILVAAANTENFDTAFALQMALLHDTLEDTDLTFEQLESGFGNAVAKGVLALTKNPDLEKCQRMGDSLKRIKQQPKEVWAVKLADRITNLQRPPHFWTEEKIRKYKKEAEVILQELHHGNEYLGNRLKEKIEIYNL, from the coding sequence ATGAATATTCAGGATATTTACCAGAAAACCATACAATTTGCTGCCAGAAAGCATACCGATAAAAATCAGACCATTCCGGGGACAGATCTTCCGTATGTGGTCCATCTCAGCAATGTCGCTATGGAAATACTCGTAGCAGCAGCAAATACTGAAAATTTTGACACGGCATTTGCTCTTCAGATGGCCCTGCTGCATGATACCTTGGAAGATACGGATCTGACTTTTGAACAGCTGGAAAGCGGGTTTGGAAATGCTGTTGCCAAGGGTGTTCTGGCACTAACTAAAAATCCTGATCTCGAAAAATGCCAGAGAATGGGTGACAGCCTGAAAAGAATTAAGCAGCAGCCAAAAGAAGTCTGGGCTGTAAAATTAGCCGACAGAATTACCAATCTGCAACGCCCGCCTCATTTCTGGACCGAAGAAAAGATCCGAAAATATAAGAAAGAAGCCGAAGTTATTCTGCAAGAGCTTCATCACGGAAATGAGTATCTTGGAAACAGACTGAAAGAAAAAATAGAAATTTATAATTTATAA
- a CDS encoding FAD-dependent oxidoreductase, whose translation MVIKNKKIAIVGGGPGGLTLARLLQLKNADVRVYERDEHQEIRVQGATLDLHEESGLEALRRAGLMEKFKENYRPGAGKLKVLDKDLHIYLDEHSEAGSHSEGRPEIDRAPLRKILLESLDPGTVIWDCQLVSMEKEGEGWRLYFKNNSSHYADIVIAADGAHSKIRPYLTDIKPVYSGITIVEGNIHHAEINAPKLWKLVNGGKIFALDNARSLLFSTKGDGTLTFYTGCKTDENWIYSSGIDFNNKQQVSDWFKKEFGTWDETWQEIFGSDEISFVPRPQYHYPSDQNWESRPDLTLLGDAAHRMPPYAGEGVNMAMQDAYELAECLTGDTFRDIKSAISSYERAMLKRASAVTEITLSSTGMLHAPDAIDNLLKIFRGEEV comes from the coding sequence ATGGTCATAAAAAACAAGAAAATCGCCATCGTTGGCGGAGGCCCCGGCGGATTGACTCTAGCCAGACTCTTACAGTTGAAAAATGCTGATGTAAGAGTTTATGAAAGGGATGAACATCAGGAGATAAGAGTTCAGGGTGCTACACTGGACCTCCACGAAGAATCCGGACTGGAAGCGCTTCGCAGAGCGGGTTTAATGGAAAAATTCAAAGAAAATTACCGTCCCGGTGCCGGAAAACTAAAGGTTTTAGATAAGGATTTACATATTTATTTAGATGAACATTCCGAAGCAGGATCTCATTCCGAAGGCCGCCCCGAAATTGACAGGGCACCGCTCAGGAAAATATTACTGGAATCTTTAGATCCTGGTACCGTGATTTGGGACTGTCAGTTGGTTTCCATGGAAAAAGAAGGTGAAGGTTGGAGGTTATACTTTAAAAACAACTCATCTCATTATGCGGATATTGTTATTGCTGCAGACGGAGCCCATTCAAAGATCCGGCCTTATCTTACCGATATCAAGCCTGTTTATTCCGGAATTACCATAGTCGAAGGGAATATTCACCATGCTGAAATCAACGCTCCGAAGCTTTGGAAACTCGTGAATGGCGGGAAAATTTTCGCACTGGATAATGCCCGTTCACTGCTTTTCAGCACAAAAGGAGACGGAACCTTAACCTTCTACACAGGTTGTAAAACAGATGAAAACTGGATCTACAGTTCCGGAATCGATTTTAATAATAAGCAACAGGTTTCAGACTGGTTTAAAAAAGAATTTGGCACATGGGATGAAACCTGGCAGGAAATATTCGGAAGTGATGAGATATCTTTTGTTCCTCGCCCCCAATACCACTATCCTTCAGATCAGAACTGGGAAAGCAGACCAGATCTCACTTTGCTGGGTGATGCCGCCCACAGGATGCCGCCCTATGCCGGGGAAGGGGTCAACATGGCGATGCAGGATGCTTATGAATTAGCAGAATGTCTTACGGGCGATACTTTCAGGGATATAAAATCTGCCATCTCATCTTATGAACGGGCTATGCTGAAACGTGCCTCTGCAGTTACAGAAATTACATTATCCAGTACCGGGATGCTGCATGCTCCCGATGCCATAGACAATCTTCTTAAAATATTCCGGGGAGAAGAGGTATGA
- a CDS encoding helix-turn-helix domain-containing protein, with the protein MSSLIYQSQPPDSSLSDFVESFWMLDNPSENKEAVLLPDGRIDLIFSESSTEAFHVVLLGIGTLPEQVTIAEKTKIFAVSFNLLASEYILHQSISGLLNTAEILSCDFWNFNADDFNDFEKFCKKISVKIKEELPTQKIDERKVRLFDLIYSSKGSLSVKVLSEKVVWSERQINRYFNQQFGISLKAYCGILRFRASFQHIKEGKLFPEENFSDQSHFIREVKKLSGFLPKQLSLNKNDRFIQFSVLPKK; encoded by the coding sequence ATGAGCAGTTTGATATATCAATCCCAGCCACCAGATTCTTCCCTTTCGGATTTTGTCGAGAGTTTCTGGATGCTGGACAATCCGTCGGAAAATAAGGAAGCCGTTCTTTTGCCCGATGGCAGGATTGATCTCATCTTTTCAGAATCTTCGACAGAAGCTTTTCATGTGGTTTTATTAGGAATCGGAACCCTTCCCGAGCAGGTCACCATTGCAGAAAAAACCAAAATTTTTGCGGTCAGCTTTAATTTATTGGCGTCTGAATATATTCTGCATCAGAGTATTTCAGGATTATTAAATACTGCTGAAATTTTATCCTGTGACTTCTGGAATTTCAATGCTGATGATTTCAATGATTTTGAAAAATTCTGCAAAAAAATCTCTGTTAAAATAAAAGAGGAACTCCCCACTCAGAAAATTGATGAGAGAAAAGTAAGACTGTTCGACTTGATTTATTCTTCCAAAGGTTCATTATCCGTAAAAGTACTGTCAGAAAAAGTGGTTTGGAGTGAAAGACAGATCAACCGCTATTTCAATCAGCAATTTGGAATTTCCCTGAAGGCTTATTGCGGTATATTACGTTTCAGAGCTTCTTTCCAGCATATTAAAGAAGGAAAACTATTTCCCGAAGAAAATTTTTCTGATCAGTCCCATTTTATTAGAGAAGTCAAAAAACTTTCCGGATTTCTTCCCAAACAATTGAGCCTAAACAAAAACGACCGATTTATACAATTTTCTGTTCTGCCCAAAAAGTAA
- a CDS encoding HAMP domain-containing sensor histidine kinase, with translation MKLKTKLTLGVGLLFLLIVLLSVIGSVYINKLKSDTEKILTANYNSIEFSKNMLLALDKMKTDSSIAIKDFRKNSILQEKNLTEFGEKEATQNLNLHFKSYLSQPTEEKEKLIREDLVTIMSLNMKGIERKSDIAIITAENATFWIVSLGTVCFLIAFILLFNLPQAIAEPINQLTFSIRQIANKNYNERVHFKGSEEFGDLANSFNIMAEKLQEYESSTLSEQLMDKKRIETLVNNMHDAVIGLDENHFIYMINDEALKITNLNKEEIIGKTVHEVAVNNDLIRELLKNIDHPVKEPIKIVSDHKENYFEQDIVPINIVRTGEKEKKYIGKVILLRNITPFKELDFAKTNFIATISHELKTPISAIKMGVQLLGNQKFGALNDQQQELLKGINEDGQRLLNITGELLNLSQVESGNIRLNIENCSPKEIVQTAIKNIEKLAEQKNITIHTQFLLPDDALVSADFDKTVWVMNNFLSNAIKHSFQDEKIEISVEKTDSEIQFSITDTGKGIDEKYLRQIFDRYFQVPGEHQNGTGLGLAISKNFIEKQNGKIGVKSSLNQGSTFYFTLNTPS, from the coding sequence ATGAAATTAAAAACAAAACTCACCTTAGGAGTCGGTCTTCTGTTTCTTCTGATTGTTTTGCTGTCGGTGATCGGATCTGTGTATATCAACAAACTGAAATCTGATACAGAGAAAATTCTTACCGCCAATTACAACAGTATAGAATTCTCCAAAAACATGCTTCTTGCTTTAGATAAGATGAAAACTGACAGCAGCATTGCCATTAAAGATTTCCGCAAAAACAGCATTTTACAGGAAAAAAATTTAACTGAATTTGGTGAGAAAGAAGCCACTCAGAACCTTAATTTACATTTTAAAAGTTATCTGAGCCAGCCTACCGAAGAGAAAGAAAAACTGATCCGCGAAGATCTGGTAACGATTATGTCTCTAAACATGAAAGGGATTGAGAGAAAAAGCGACATTGCGATCATTACAGCAGAAAATGCTACTTTCTGGATTGTGAGCCTGGGCACGGTCTGTTTTTTAATCGCTTTCATTCTGCTGTTTAATCTTCCTCAGGCGATTGCAGAACCCATTAATCAATTAACATTCAGTATCCGCCAGATCGCCAATAAAAATTACAACGAAAGAGTTCATTTCAAAGGCAGTGAAGAGTTCGGTGATCTTGCGAATTCATTCAATATCATGGCCGAAAAACTGCAGGAATATGAAAGCAGTACCCTATCTGAACAACTGATGGATAAAAAGCGTATTGAAACGCTGGTGAATAATATGCATGATGCGGTGATCGGCCTGGATGAAAATCATTTTATCTACATGATCAACGATGAAGCATTAAAAATCACGAACTTAAATAAAGAGGAAATCATCGGGAAAACAGTTCATGAGGTGGCTGTTAATAATGACCTGATACGGGAATTGTTGAAAAATATAGATCATCCCGTAAAAGAACCCATTAAAATTGTTTCCGATCATAAAGAAAATTATTTCGAACAGGATATTGTTCCTATTAATATTGTCCGGACCGGAGAGAAAGAAAAAAAGTACATCGGGAAGGTTATCTTATTGCGGAACATTACGCCTTTTAAAGAGCTGGATTTTGCAAAAACCAATTTCATCGCGACCATTTCGCATGAATTAAAAACACCGATTTCGGCCATAAAAATGGGGGTTCAGCTGCTTGGAAATCAGAAATTCGGAGCCCTGAATGATCAGCAGCAGGAATTGTTGAAAGGCATTAATGAAGATGGCCAGCGTTTACTGAATATTACGGGAGAGCTGTTAAACTTATCGCAGGTGGAAAGCGGAAATATCCGTTTGAATATTGAAAATTGTTCACCAAAGGAAATCGTTCAGACCGCTATAAAAAATATTGAAAAACTGGCTGAGCAGAAAAATATTACCATCCATACCCAATTTTTACTGCCTGATGATGCTCTTGTCTCCGCAGATTTTGATAAGACGGTCTGGGTGATGAATAATTTCCTGAGCAATGCCATAAAGCATTCTTTCCAGGATGAAAAAATTGAAATCTCAGTTGAAAAAACAGATTCGGAAATACAGTTCAGCATCACCGATACCGGAAAAGGAATCGATGAAAAATATCTCCGCCAGATCTTTGACCGTTATTTTCAGGTTCCCGGAGAGCATCAGAACGGCACGGGTCTCGGTTTGGCCATTTCTAAAAATTTCATCGAAAAACAGAATGGTAAAATTGGGGTGAAAAGCTCATTAAACCAGGGAAGCACATTTTATTTCACATTAAATACACCGTCGTAA